The Neofelis nebulosa isolate mNeoNeb1 chromosome 1, mNeoNeb1.pri, whole genome shotgun sequence sequence TTTTcccaatttccatttttatattttcaggtaAAGCCTGTTCTTTTTCCCAAAGGTGAATGTTTTCAACAAGCGATGCTTTGTTTCCTTGTATCAACTGTTTGTCTTGCTTAAACTGAGAGGGATATGGAGAAACTTGCACAGAGTGATTTTCTAAAGAACCATTTTCAATGTTAGAGTTACTTgataatttaaattctttattgtAGGCTTTTTCCAATTTGGAGTTTACAGAGTGTTCTGGGGTTCTGTTATCTACACAAGAGGGAGGAGGCATTTTTGATACATCTTGTCTAGATGTAGATGAACGCTGAGGACTACATTCAGTTCTCATCACATCAAATTCTTCTAGTATTCCCTTAACTTTGCATAAGGCACTTTCAGAAACTGGAACTTGTTTCCCACTTGCTGTACTGAATCCAGAGAAAGCAGATGATAGTAAATTTTGGGGGGTACGTATCAtagtattttcttctcttgtgaaCTTGTCTGAGTGATCCTCATTATGTTTAAATGATACTTTGGAAAAGGGCTGCTTGGCACTGTCTTCTACCTTAGAAAACACCTGTCTTGCCTTTTGTAATGCAGCATCTGATACTTGTACACATTTTCCACTTGCTGTGCTAAAAATCCCACGAGCATTTGTATAAGAGACGGACTGGGGACGCTTCCCTGTACTAAGTTTACATATATCAGAAGTTTTCAAATTAATCTGACGAGGTGGTATTTCAGAACGTTTCTGGAATCCAGAAATACTTTGGTTAAGTTGTAGAGTTTGCTCACTTTGAGTCTCAGCAAAATCTTTATGTGAAGGCGAACTACATTCTGCACCATCCAGAGAATTAGGACAAATAGTATCTTCTGAATCATCCAGCGCCTTACGATAACCTGCCACAATTTTCCCTGGTTTACTCTTGGTGGTTTGCTTAATTGCCATACTGCAGTTTTCTGTAAATCCCTCTGTCACTTTTGTCTCGTGTGCAACTAAGACTCTTTCACTACTTGCTGTAGTGTATACAGGCACAGCATCATTTGAATCAGAATTCAATTTCTGAGTTGAATCAAAATTATTTGAATCAGAAACCGTCACTTTAAtggctgtattttcatttttgcatgAGAAATTAGTCACAAGTTTCTGAACGCAAATATCTTCGTTTATGCTTTGTGgatctgtgtctgcttctcttaCAGTGAACATTATTTCAGAAAcactggtgttctctctctctctcacattccTCACCACTGGTTCAATACCAGAattatcaactttattttttgaaagataatcTGATATATTATACACTGTTTTTTCTGGTTGATCATCCAATTCTCCTTCTCTAAGCCATTTTTTTACTTCAAGTATTGAAGAGTGACTCACAGAAATTTTTCTACCATGTCCTGTGTAAAATGATAAAGCTGAATTTTCAGTGGCTGAATAAGTGGATTGATTTGTACAAGTTGTAggttttgctgtttcttttcctgtattttcatgTGCTTTAACTTTCAGAGAGGCACGATTTGGTATTTTAAGATTTTCGGTTTGTTTGTATAAATTATCACTTAAGAGCCTGGGTACCACCACGATCTCGTTAGAAACAAGGTTTTTCTCTAGAGGCTTCtgcatttcttcctcctttgaaGCAGGTGTTATTTCAATTGTTTTCCATGCTAATCGCAGCCCACCTTTACACTCCTCTCTGCCCTTGGACATCTTTGTCCCTCTATGGCTAAAATTAGTCATCGTGCTTTTATCTTGCTCTTGCTCATCAAAAAGATTTTTCACTTTGTCCAAAGATTCCTTtgcaatttctattttcttcccacTAGCTGTATGAAAACCCAAAATGGTAGGTTCTTTGATCTTTTTGATTTCATATTCTGGTCTTTGCTGGAGGGTCAGTGATTTATTTTCAGTACCAGTGAGgtcactttctttcattttgtcttttctttcagtattttccattttctcatgaCATGACATGTCTACTTTGTTGATATCTATGCCAGAAAGTAATTCAGAATTTAAGGAATCTGCAAAGTTATTCAATTCTTCTTCTGTACATTTTTGATCAAGGAGATTTGTAACTTTATTTAATGACGCTCTAGAGACTCTTATATTTTTCCCACTTGCAGTCTGAAAGGATACGTCAAATATGTCAAAATCTTTTGTAATTCGCCCCATTGTATTAGCAGTTAAATGTTCTTTGTTTGATGTGTTAACGTGAAGTGTTTCTTCAGCTTTTACAACTTCCAAACAGGTTAAATCTGACAAACCTTCTTTAATTTGAGTGTTGCCCTCCTTTATAAACTGGCTGGATAATTTCAGATCTATGTCGTGCTGATCAATATACGGCaagccattttcttctttatgaataTAAACTGTATCATTTTTACTTGAATCACTGCCATCAGATTCTCTGAAGTTGTACATATTTCCGCTGGCATCAGTATATTTGTTAGCTTTGTTTTCTATGTTTCTCTTGTAACCTTCAGTATCTTCAGCAACAAAAATGCCAGTAGtcatttcaatattattttgtagTATTAGgcggtatttattatttttctcatttaactttttctcattgttacaattttctttcttaaacattgAAACAGAACCATTACATTTACTTGAAGAGAAACTTCTTATACCTACTTCTACAGAAGTTTCCTCGCTAATATTCTCAAGGTCACTGAACAGCTTCTTAGCTTTTTGCAGTGCTTCACTACAAACGTTCAGTTTTGTGCCACGGGCAGAGTAAAAGCCTCTAAACTCCACTTCATTTTTACCTGTTAAATGGCCAGAAGCACTTTTGTTACAGCTGGTTTTTGACAAGCAAGCAAACTTCTGCTTACCTCCAATTATACCTTCAAATTTCTTGCTGCTATCTCCCTGACTGATAGATAGGGCATTAATTGTGAGACGGAGATGACcatctttctgttcctcaggagTGGTATTCGAGATAGTCAGGTGTTTTTCGGGCATCTCACatggatttttctgtttcatgtgGCTTGGTTTTCTAAACTGTGTAAACTCAAACTGACTTCCTGATTCTTCCAAAATGGTAGAAAGTTCTGtaatttctgccttttggctaGGTGTTAAATTATGATTTGAATCAAAATCTCGCTTTAAAGATAAAGTTGGAGGAGTTGTGTGACGATTTTCACTATCAGAAACATATGCGCTACTCTGCACACACCCAGATACAGTATTAATTGACTGTGGATCAAGTATATGAGGTTTGCTCAGTTTCTCTTGACTTTCTAATGAAGTATTTACAATTTCAATACAAGCTAAGTTAGGAGGATAACGTTCTTCAATATCTTTGAAGagcattttgcttttcttaatgtTGTGTTCAGAGAGTTTTATCTCTTTATTAGAAGCTGTTCTGAAGCCATTTCCAAAATTGTGATTTAAAATTGGATCTGATAGTCTTGCCCAATTATCCATGTaatcattatttccatttgatttcATATCTGAATCCAAGGTGATGTCTGATTTTGAATCTTGGTCTAAAGTCATTCTGAGTTGCTGCTTTATgctatttctattcttttctgtaAGATCATCTATGTTTGATGAATCAAAACCTTTCGTAATTGACACTTTGGCTGCTTGTTTGTCATCCATATCTGTATACACTACCATGGTAGAGTTCTCGAGAACAGGTTCTTTTACACAACAGAGGTCTGAATCTTGAAGTTCCTTAATACTTCCTAAAACAGGAACATTCCTTTCCTTagttattttaaagacaaaattatcaCCATCTGGGAAAAGTTCTTCAGGGTTTGGATTGATAGTTATTTTTGAGATTAAAGTAGtttctttttggtctttttggATTATTGTGAGATGTGCATTTTGGTTGAATGGTACCTTCATAGAAGGTGATGCTTCTGTTACATATTTTTCAGTTGACAACAACTTAGCTTTTTTAGCATGttcatttaaaacatgtatttcttgattattttccatGGTTTTGGTTAATTCAAAACCAGCTTCATGACTCTTACATTTTAGTGTCTCTGACACTTCATATGATTCTCTTCCTCTGGAAAGCCCGACTGGGTTTGACGGAGGATCCCTGGGGTGAGGAGTTAACTGGCTGGTATTATCCGGGTCAGATGAAAAGCTTTTCAGAGTCTGAAAGTGAATACCACTATCTTCCACTTCTGAATATGGCACAGAAGGTTGGCTTACTGCAGGCAAGATCTCTTCTTTTCTATCTGCAACTCTTTGGCTTTTTGTATCATCTTCACAGTGTTTTTCCTGTAAGGATGACAGACAATCCGTTTCTGTGCTTATAAATGATTGcagtttttccttcttaatttttgcttctttataATCAAGATCCtgagatattattttattattaggaGAACTGCTTCCATTATTGGAAACTTTTCTCAGAAGTGTCCCAAAAGAGTTGGTTAAGGACAAAATTGGTTCTTTGGAATCATTCTGCAAACAGGTTTTTTTGACAGAAGAATGCAATAAACCTAAAGACACAAAgtgacaaaacaaaattaaagtacCATCAATCACGTTTACTAAATATATTCCACTAAGTAAAAAAGGTAGTATCTACGATAAGAATTACATGAAAAGCAAGAAGCGGATGTCAGGCTTAAAACAAAGAATTCTAAATAGTCTCTATTTGAAGTTATTATATTTTCAACTAAAGACAAATAGAACTTAGTATTCTTTTCTAACATGTATCAATTCAATTAAAATTAGTATGTAGTTCAAGAAAGCAGCCACCATAAGTAAAATTCAAATtagttttattggaaaataaaactggaaaaaagtttCATTGCTAAATGGGTGTaataggagataaaaaaaaaaaaacaaggcaaaggaaaagaattagaaaagtaATTACTTCCTTTAGTTAATTCAGTCtttgatactgaaaaaaaaaaatcagcttttaaaaataggctCTACACATGAAGGGCCTGAAAAATGACCTAATGTCAATTATAAAGGCAAATGAATTAAActgctgagttttgtttttttttttaaatcatccctCTGAATTCTGTATtaggaagttaaaaatattaGTCTCATTTAATCAATGACCACTACTATATATTAGCTGTTTCACTGATTTTAATTCTGACGTATACAGTATCAAACATTCTTCTCTGGAAATTAACCCAAATCTCAAACAGTTCCTCTACATTCCAGTTTATTCTATCCACTAAAATCTTCTCAAAGGATgataaaattgcctttttaaCGTACAATTCAGCTACTGATAAAGGAATCACTGCTCAAATAAAAACAGAGTCTCACTGTGCATACTCTGACACCAGATATTAATAACTCTAAGTAAtctctaaatatttaagaaaactaGGTAACAAcagtaaccatttttattttagaagtgacTTACATTAAACTTAGCTAGAAATtagcttttttctatttttttacatgatttaGAGAATATCTATAGTAAATAGTACAACATATTTACAGAACTGtcaaatttacatataacaaaattaaaGCAGGAATTAAGTAGTCAAGTTCTTGATGATTCTGAATCAAATGCTCCGTCTCAAGAGGCATGATTGTATACAGTATATACTATGCAAACTGATCCAACCAGTCtgaataaaatgattttgaacatTGGTAATCAAAGGCCTAAACAATAATGTATGCAGACATTGCCCGATACTGAATACAAgtacagtgatttaaaaaaaccaaaaaactacagaaggaaaaccaaaaaagaaactacagaaggaaagcaggcagtatatattttaaaaaagattagagaAAGACTCGCATATTCAAATAAGAGAACTTGTCAACAGCCACAAAACTatacattttctctctcactctctcactttctcacacacacacactcgtacCTGAATCGGCATTTGTAAATGTCAGTGGTCCTTCCAAAACGTTTGCTTCAAATTGGGCTGAATAGTTCATCAGTCCCGATTGCTGGTCCTTCTGTGTTTTTAGTCCTTGATAAGATGTTTCATCATttacaacataaataaacttttttgttttctttttcaaagtggaTATTAAACCTGAATTCTTCAAAGCTACAGAAGTATGTCTGATAGTGGCTGGCCAGCTTCCATTATCAAGTGATCTTGTACTTAAAGAATCCTCTTTCTGTGAGCAAATAGAATGTTTTTCTAATCCACTTTCAGAGGCTTCATGTTCTTCTTTAAAGTTTGGATCAGTTATATTGTTTGAGAACACTGCACTGAATGTCTCTTCAGGTGATTCTCTTATCCTGAATATAGACTTTCTGATACCCTGAAGTGGAGAAGCTATTAGAGAAGTTTCAAATACTGCTTGCTTTACCGCAAGAATGGAATCTTCATGAGATTCAAGACACTGCCCTTCATCTATCTTATTTACCACTATTTCCTCATTTAATATCTTCTCTGTACACTTGGGTACACCTGAAATCTGTGGTAAAGAatcttctaaaataataaagttggtaCATTCTTCCTCTGTGGTTATGAGgtctttttctgaattattttggtCACAAGAAGAAATACGCAGTAGAGGTAATTTCTCCATGTGGGTTCCATTTGGACCTGAGAGGGTTAGGTGACACGATTCAGAGGCTGAAGACAGTACAACTTCCTCGGAGATTTTATCACTTCCATTCCCAAAGGGCT is a genomic window containing:
- the BRCA2 gene encoding breast cancer type 2 susceptibility protein isoform X3 — translated: MPIGCKERPTFFEIFRTRCNKADLGPISLNWFEELCLEAPPYNSEPTEESGYKISYEPNLFKTPQRKPCHQLASTPIIFKEQGLIPPIYQQSPLKELGKYRIDSGKDITNSKHKSCCTMKSKMDQTNDVTSPPLNSCLSESPLLRSTHVTPQREKSVVCGSLFHTPKLMKGQTPKRISESLGAEVDPDMSWSSSLATPPTLSSTVLIVRDEEASAAGFPNDTTAIFKSYFCNHDESLKKNARFIPSGPDSENKSQREAKSQGLGKMVGNSCDKANSCKDPFGNSTPNVLEDEVHERVADVSEEDGFPLCVPKCKTRNLRKIKTSKTRKNIFNETTNECEEAKKQMKENKHSFVSEMEANARDPLDSNVTNQKPFGNGSDKISEEVVLSSASESCHLTLSGPNGTHMEKLPLLRISSCDQNNSEKDLITTEEECTNFIILEDSLPQISGVPKCTEKILNEEIVVNKIDEGQCLESHEDSILAVKQAVFETSLIASPLQGIRKSIFRIRESPEETFSAVFSNNITDPNFKEEHEASESGLEKHSICSQKEDSLSTRSLDNGSWPATIRHTSVALKNSGLISTLKKKTKKFIYVVNDETSYQGLKTQKDQQSGLMNYSAQFEANVLEGPLTFTNADSGLLHSSVKKTCLQNDSKEPILSLTNSFGTLLRKVSNNGSSSPNNKIISQDLDYKEAKIKKEKLQSFISTETDCLSSLQEKHCEDDTKSQRVADRKEEILPAVSQPSVPYSEVEDSGIHFQTLKSFSSDPDNTSQLTPHPRDPPSNPVGLSRGRESYEVSETLKCKSHEAGFELTKTMENNQEIHVLNEHAKKAKLLSTEKYVTEASPSMKVPFNQNAHLTIIQKDQKETTLISKITINPNPEELFPDGDNFVFKITKERNVPVLGSIKELQDSDLCCVKEPVLENSTMVVYTDMDDKQAAKVSITKGFDSSNIDDLTEKNRNSIKQQLRMTLDQDSKSDITLDSDMKSNGNNDYMDNWARLSDPILNHNFGNGFRTASNKEIKLSEHNIKKSKMLFKDIEERYPPNLACIEIVNTSLESQEKLSKPHILDPQSINTVSGCVQSSAYVSDSENRHTTPPTLSLKRDFDSNHNLTPSQKAEITELSTILEESGSQFEFTQFRKPSHMKQKNPCEMPEKHLTISNTTPEEQKDGHLRLTINALSISQGDSSKKFEGIIGGKQKFACLSKTSCNKSASGHLTGKNEVEFRGFYSARGTKLNVCSEALQKAKKLFSDLENISEETSVEVGIRSFSSSKCNGSVSMFKKENCNNEKKLNEKNNKYRLILQNNIEMTTGIFVAEDTEGYKRNIENKANKYTDASGNMYNFRESDGSDSSKNDTVYIHKEENGLPYIDQHDIDLKLSSQFIKEGNTQIKEGLSDLTCLEVVKAEETLHVNTSNKEHLTANTMGRITKDFDIFDVSFQTASGKNIRVSRASLNKVTNLLDQKCTEEELNNFADSLNSELLSGIDINKVDMSCHEKMENTERKDKMKESDLTGTENKSLTLQQRPEYEIKKIKEPTILGFHTASGKKIEIAKESLDKVKNLFDEQEQDKSTMTNFSHRGTKMSKGREECKGGLRLAWKTIEITPASKEEEMQKPLEKNLVSNEIVVVPRLLSDNLYKQTENLKIPNRASLKVKAHENTGKETAKPTTCTNQSTYSATENSALSFYTGHGRKISVSHSSILEVKKWLREGELDDQPEKTVYNISDYLSKNKVDNSGIEPVVRNVRERENTSVSEIMFTVREADTDPQSINEDICVQKLVTNFSCKNENTAIKVTVSDSNNFDSTQKLNSDSNDAVPVYTTASSERVLVAHETKVTEGFTENCSMAIKQTTKSKPGKIVAGYRKALDDSEDTICPNSLDGAECSSPSHKDFAETQSEQTLQLNQSISGFQKRSEIPPRQINLKTSDICKLSTGKRPQSVSYTNARGIFSTASGKCVQVSDAALQKARQVFSKVEDSAKQPFSKVSFKHNEDHSDKFTREENTMIRTPQNLLSSAFSGFSTASGKQVPVSESALCKVKGILEEFDVMRTECSPQRSSTSRQDVSKMPPPSCVDNRTPEHSVNSKLEKAYNKEFKLSSNSNIENGSLENHSVQVSPYPSQFKQDKQLIQGNKASLVENIHLWEKEQALPENIKMEIGKTEAFPNLPVKTDTEIHSTDSKDPENYFETETVEIAKAFMEDGELTDAELLSHTRHFLPTCQHSEETLVLNSRRGKRRGVLVSVGEPPIKRNLLNEFDRIMKNQEKSLKASKSTPDGIIKDRSLFMHHISLQPVTCGPFSTTKKRQEIQNPNFTAPGQKFLSKSHFYEHLALEKSSSNVSISGQPFCTVPATRNEKRGHLITPSKPVKVFVPPFKTKSHFHQDEQHISKNTNVEENKQKPKNIDEHSSSDSKNNINNSEIHQLNENNSSQAATMVFTKCEKEPLDLIASLQNARDIQDMRIKEKQKQHIFPQPGSLYLAKTSTVPRISLRVAVEGRVPSACSHKQLYMYGVSKHCVKINSKNAESFQFHTQDYFGKEVQWAKEGIQLADGGWLIPSNDGKAGKEEFYRALCDTPGVDPNLISRIWVYNHYRWIIWKLAAMEFAFPKEFANRCLSPERVLLQLKYRYDMEIDRSKRSAIKKIMERDDTAAKTLVLCISETISSSTDLSETSGSKTSGVGTKNVGIVELTDGWYAIKAQLDPPLLALLKKGRLTVGHKIIIHGAELAGSPDACTPLEAPESLMLKISANSTRPACWYAKLGFFPDPRPFPLPLSSLFSDGGNVGCVDVVIQRTYPIQWMEKTPSGLCIFRNEREEEREATKYAEAQQKKLEVLFNKIQAEFEKHDENITKRCVPLRALTRQQVCALQDGAELYEAVKNAPDPASLEAYFSEEQIRALNNHRQMLNDKKQAQIQLEFRNAMESAEQGEQMLPRDVTTVWKMRIISYGKKEKDSVTLSIWRPSSDLYSLLTEGKRYRIYHLATSQSKSKSERANIQLTATKKTQYQQLPVLLPWSICQMNAIIYWQSRSGPILMKTLLNLIH